A region from the Salidesulfovibrio onnuriiensis genome encodes:
- a CDS encoding ABC transporter substrate-binding protein: MSAAFSGVNGELGNEFHRGIMAYLDHVNESGGIHGRSIRVVSLDDGYDPDACFRNTVSFLRESPPFALFAYTGTPTSTRILPLLHKFKEKEMFLLFPMSGAQPFREPPYGRYVYNLRASYFEETRGLVEHLVAVGRKRIAVFYQGDVFGRCGWDGVRRALARHGLDTVAEAAYDRDAAPEKDFGPEVELLRRGNPDAVVCIGTTIPCSAFIVSARQGGLTAPVALLSSVSTEKMLDRLGREEQRLGIPLSRDIIQSQVVPSYEDLSLPGVRLYRELMDRYREGGGRDYSFQSLEGFLNSRLLCEIVRRMGPEASRDELPQVMESITGLDLGIGEPVRFGHDRRQGLDAVYYTTLENGRHHAVRDWERWRK; this comes from the coding sequence ATGTCCGCCGCCTTTTCCGGCGTCAACGGGGAACTTGGAAACGAGTTCCACCGCGGCATTATGGCCTATCTCGACCATGTCAACGAATCCGGCGGCATCCACGGCCGCTCGATCCGGGTGGTTTCCCTGGACGACGGGTACGACCCGGACGCCTGCTTTCGCAACACGGTTTCCTTTCTGCGCGAATCCCCGCCCTTTGCCCTGTTTGCCTACACCGGCACCCCCACGTCCACCCGCATCCTGCCCCTGCTCCACAAGTTCAAGGAAAAGGAGATGTTCCTTCTGTTTCCCATGAGCGGCGCGCAGCCGTTCCGGGAGCCTCCCTACGGTAGGTACGTCTACAACCTGCGCGCCTCCTATTTCGAGGAGACACGCGGGCTGGTGGAGCATCTTGTGGCTGTGGGCAGGAAGCGCATTGCGGTCTTTTACCAGGGCGACGTTTTTGGCCGCTGCGGCTGGGACGGGGTGCGCCGGGCGCTTGCCCGCCACGGCCTGGATACCGTGGCCGAGGCCGCCTACGACCGTGACGCAGCCCCGGAAAAGGACTTCGGCCCCGAGGTGGAGCTTCTGCGCCGGGGGAATCCGGACGCGGTGGTCTGCATCGGCACCACCATTCCCTGCAGCGCCTTCATCGTTTCGGCCCGCCAGGGGGGGCTGACCGCGCCGGTCGCTCTGCTTTCCTCGGTGTCCACGGAGAAAATGCTCGACCGCCTGGGCCGGGAGGAACAGCGGCTCGGGATTCCGCTTTCCCGGGATATCATCCAGTCCCAAGTGGTGCCCAGCTATGAGGATCTTTCCCTTCCCGGGGTGCGGCTCTACCGGGAACTCATGGACCGCTACCGGGAAGGCGGGGGCAGGGACTATAGCTTCCAGAGCCTCGAGGGATTTCTCAACTCCCGGCTGCTCTGCGAGATCGTGCGGCGCATGGGGCCGGAGGCCTCCCGCGACGAATTGCCGCAGGTCATGGAATCCATCACCGGGCTGGACCTGGGCATCGGCGAGCCGGTCCGTTTTGGCCACGACCGGCGGCAGGGCCTGGACGCCGTTTATTACACCACCCTGGAAAACGGGCGGCACCATGCGGTGCGAGACTGGGAGAGGTGGCGAAAATGA